The genome window AGTGTATATTAGCAAGGACGTAGCGATGATGCTCAAGGTTCAAGAGTCAACTTTATGGAAGTACTGCATCATGCTAGAGGAAGCCGGATACCCATTCCATAAGAATGAGCATGGCCACAGGGGATTTCTAGATCAAGATGTTATCACGCTGAGACGGTTAATTGAGATTAAATCACATCCTGATATGACATTAAAACAGGCTTGTAACGCAGTAATGATATGGATAAAAGAGAAAGATGTATCAGAGGATGACACAAACGTTATAACAGAAGCCGAACAACATAACGAACGATATAATGAACTGAAAGAAATGATTCAGCAGCAAAACCATTTGCTAGAGAAACTGACACATAAATTAGATGCACAACAGCGATATATTAATGAAAAGTTAGAAAAACGCGATCAGCAGTTAATGAGTGTGA of Bacillus sp. DX3.1 contains these proteins:
- a CDS encoding DUF3967 domain-containing protein codes for the protein MAIEAGSSQLVYISKDVAMMLKVQESTLWKYCIMLEEAGYPFHKNEHGHRGFLDQDVITLRRLIEIKSHPDMTLKQACNAVMIWIKEKDVSEDDTNVITEAEQHNERYNELKEMIQQQNHLLEKLTHKLDAQQRYINEKLEKRDQQLMSVIREIQEEKKILLETAATKKKPWWKLW